AGCATGGGTAGATGGGAAACTTAGCCCTGTGCCACAGTCAACCCGGCTGATAACTGTTTTTGAGGTAACGGCATCGCGGCAGGGGCGCACACGGGCAACGGCCGGTTTAATTAGGCGTGCACTGGTAAAATCGGCGAAGCCAACGGCTAATACCATCATGGCAATTAGTATAGCGCCTTGCTTTTTATATCGCCACAGGCAAAACACAATAATAAAGAGGTAAAGCGGTATCCAAAATTTAGGGTTACGCATTAGCGGCATCAATCCGTCAAAAAAGGAGTTGGACAGATCGTGGTTAATGAAATAAAATAAATGCCTGTCAAATTGTAATAGCTGGTCGGGCATTGGCGTTGTGCAATAACATGTGATGGCTAATAACCAAAGATGGGTAATTTTACATTGCTATCGCTTAAATATTTATATTTTTGCAGCTTAATAGCTTAAAATAATTTGACACTAATAAAATCTATTTCGGGCATAAGGGGAACAATTGGCGGTGCAGCCGGAGAAGGATTAACCCCATTGGATATTGTAAAGTTTACATCGGCTTTTGGTAGCTGGGCGGTAAAGCGTTCGGGCTTAAAAAAGATTGTGCTGGGCCGTGATGCGCGCTTATCGGGCAGTATGGTGAATAATTTGGTAATAGGCACACTACAGGGCTTGGGTATTGATGTAATTGACCTGGGGCTATCTACCACACCAACCGTAGAAGTTGCCGTTCCCGACGAGCAAGCTGCAGGCGGCATTATTTTAACCGCCAGCCACAACCCTAAACAATGGAATGCCCTTAAGCTACTGAACGAAAAAGGAGAGTTTATTAGTGATACAGATGGCAAGGAAGTTTTAGAGATTGCCGAGAGCAGCGACTTCATATACGCCGATGTAAACGACCTGGGCAAAGTAATTAACGATGATACTTACCTGCAAAAGCATATAGACAAGATATTGGCCCTGCCATTGGTTGACGTAAAAGCCATTGCCGCTGCCGATTTTAAAGTGGTGATTGATTGTGTTAACAGCACCGGCGGTATTTTTGTACCGGCTTTGCTAACAGCACTGGGCGTAAAAACAGTGCACCAACTGTATTGCGAGCCCGATGGGCATTTCCCGCATAACCCCGAGCCGCTGCCCGAAAACTTGATAGCCTTATCGCAAGAGGTGGTTAAAAAGAAGGCCGACCTGGGTATAGCTGTTGACCCTGATGTTGACCGCCTTTGTTTTGTAAACGAGGATGGCAGCATGTTTGGCGAAGAATATACACTGGTTGCCGTAGCCGATTACGTATTGAAGAATACGAAAGGTAATACCGTGTCTAACCTGTCATCAACACGTGCTTTGCGCGATGTTACCGAAAATGCAGGTGGCGAATACCATGCAGCGGCGGTAGGTGAGGTAAACGTGGTAAACAAAATGAAAGAAGTGAATGCCGTGATAGGTGGCGAGGGCAACGGCGGGGTAATATATCCCGAATTGCACTATGGCCGCGATGCTTTGGTAGGCATAGCCTTATTTTTAACGCACCTGGCTAAATATGGTAAGCCGGTATCGTTATTGCGCAGCTCATATCCAGGCTACTTTATCTCAAAAAACAAGATAACGCTAACGCCCGAAATGGATATAGATGCCCTGTTATTAAAGGTTGAAGAGAAATATAAAAAGCAGCCCCATTCTACAATTGACGGACTTAAAATAGAGTTTGACAAAGAATGGGTACATTTGCGCAAATCTAATACCGAGCCTATTATACGCATCTACTCTGAAGGAAACTCAGAAACGGTTGCAAATAGCCTGGCCAATAAGATAATTACAGATATAAAAGAAATACTTAAACTTAATTAATTATTGACTTATAGAAGAATTGAATTATTGATTGAAAAGCTTCAATGAATCAATAAATCAATAATTCAATAACTCAGTCCTCCAATAATTCAGTCATTCAATAAATTACTAACTCAATAATTGCCCCCAATGCGTGTTTACTTTGACAATGCCGCCACCACAGCCCTTGATCCTGAAGTTTTAAAGGAAATGTACAAGGTGATGGAAAGCCAGTTTGGCAACCCTTCATCAATACATGCCCATGGCCGCGAGGTGCGTACATTGATAGAGCGATCGCGCAAAACTATTGCGGGTTTACTGCATACATCACCTGCCGAAATATTTTTTACCAGCGGCGGCACCGAAGCTGATAACACAGCTATACGTTGCGGTATTGTTGACCATAAGCTAACGCATGCCATCACTACCAAGCTGGAGCACCATGCCGTTTTACATACCTTACAGGCCATGCAAAAGGCAGGCACTATTAAACTAAGCTATGCCGATGTAGATAGCAAGGGTAATGTAGATTATAACCACTTAGAAACCTTGCTAAAAAGCAACGAGCGCAGTTTTGTGTCGTTAATGCATGCCAACAACGAACTGGGTACCTTAACCGACCTGGAAAAAGTTGGCGACCTGTGCGAAGCATACAATGCCATGCTGCATAGCGATACCGTACAAACTGTTGGCCACTACAAGCACGATCTTAGCAAACTTAAGCTGCACTTTATGGTTTGCGCGGCGCATAAGCTGCACGGGCCAAAAGGCGTGGGCTTTTTGCACATTAACCACAAGGTTAAAATAAACCCGATGATATATGGCGGCTCACAGGAACGTAATATGCGCGGCGGCACCGAGAATGTTTATGGTATAGCCGGCCTTGCCAAAGCCCTTGAAATGGCTTACGCCGAAATGGATGCCCATCAAAATTACATACAGGACCTAAAAAGTTACATGAAAGCTAAGTTAGAGCAGGAAGTGCAAGGCGTAAGCTTTAATGGCGAAACCGATCCGGCTAAAAGCTTGTACACCGTATTAAATGTATCGTTCCCCGAAATGGAAATGGCCGATATGTTGTTGTTTAACCTTGATATTGCAGGTATATCGGCATCTGGTGGCAGCGCATGCAGTTCTGGTACGGATATTGGTTCGCATGTTTTAACTGCGATTGGGGCTAATCCCGACAGGCCTTCAGTACGCTTCTCGTTCTCAAAATACAACACTAAGGATGAGGTTGACTACACCGTAGCCAAACTACGTGAGTTATGCGCGGTTAGTGTATAGTTAGTTAAATTATTTTCTTTTTTAGAAAAATAGGCAAACAATTAGTTGATTTAGTAGGTTGTTTTAGGACAATTTAAAAACAAACCTATGATGACTACTAATGAAAACACCTGGAGCGAAGATTTGAATAATCAAGGCCAGGGCAGCGGTTCTACTTCCTTTGGTACACCCGATACCGGCGATACCACCAATAGAAACTACAGCGATGATATTAACGATGAATCGGGCTTAGACGAAGATGTGCTGAACGATTCTGACAACGGCAATATACCGGGCAGCTATTCATCTAACGAAAGCATGAGCGGCATCAACAGCCCCGATGATGACGATGACCTGGCTACAGGCGACGATATACCTGATGACGATGACGATTTAGTAGGGGGTGACGACCTGGACACCGAAGATGATGTGGACACTGAGGATGACCTGGATGCTGATTATGATGAAACCGACCTGGATGATGATACAGAAGGAGGTGGCAGCAACAGCGCTGGTTATACATCAGGTTTAAGCGGCTCATCTATATCGGGCAGTTCAGATCCTGACGAGATACCCGAGCAGGGCCAATCGGGTAACGAAGGTACCGGTTACACGCAGCAAAACGAGCAACAGCAGCAACAAGGTGGCAATGATGCATCGTACAGCGAACAAAATGATGTAACCCCACCCAACCAACATGAATTTCCGTCTACAGGATCGCCTCAAACAGATTTTGCAAGCCGCGACCAGGGCCGTACAACCGGACGTATGATAGGCCACGAGCCGGGTACCGAGGGGATATAACCAGCAATTTGAATAAAAAAAAGGCGTCCCATAATTGGAACGCCTTTTTACGTTTATAAAACGTGTATATTTTGTTAAGAAGCTGTTTCAGCGGGTGCTAACATTTTTAAAAATGATGCTAACTTCTCTTTCATTTCTCTTCTGTCCACTATAAAATCAAGGAAACCATGTTCCTGCACAAACTCAGCAGTTTGGAAACCTTTGGGCAAATCTTTTTTAATAGTTTCTTTAATAACCCTTGGGCCTGCAAAACCTATCAATGCACCGGGCTCGGCAATATTAATATCGCCCAGCATAGCGTATGATGCTGTTACACCACCTGTGGTAGGGTCGGTTAGTAAAGATATATAAGGTACTTTTGCCTGGCTTAAAAGGGCCAGTTTGGCCGATGTTTTGGCCATTTGCATCAGCGAGAATGCCGCCTCCATCATACGCGCACCGCCCGATTTGGATATCATTAAAAAGGGTACTTTGTTGGCAATGCTGTAATCTATAGATCGGGCAATCTTTTCGCCAACTACAGACCCCATAGATCCGCCTATAAAGTTAAAGTCCATACAGGCAATAACCAGGGGTACGCCGTTCATTTTGCCAAAACCGGCGCGTATAGCATCGGTTAAGCCGGTCTTCTTTTTAGTTTCAACCAGCCTGTCGGTGTATTTTTTGGTATCGGTAAAGTGCAGCGGGTCGCCTGAATGCAGGTCGGCAAACAGTTCGGTAAACTGGTTGTCGTCAAACAAAACCGAAAAATATTCTTTTGAGCCAATGCGTAAATGAAAGCCACAGTAGTGGCAAACGTATTGGTTTTCTACCTGTTCAGAGTAGTGGAGGGGTTTTTTACATTGAGGGCATTTGTTCCAAATCCCGTCCGGCGCTTCCTTCTTTTCCTCAGTGGTCGTAATTATCCCTTTGATTTCACGCTTAAACCAAGCCATATCTATTTCTAAATCTTTCAAGTATCTGCAAAGAAACGAAAAAAGCTTGTAAAGGTTATATTAGTTTAAAAAAGTTATTGCAAAGGTTGTAATGGTTATAGTTGTTGTAAAGGTTAGCGTACTATTTTAAAGGCTATATGCACCAATCAACTTTTCAAGCTTTAAACATTCAAAATTTCAACAATTTTTATAACTTCGAGGCCCAAACATAAGCTCATGGATTTAAAAAATTATAGAGGTGTGCTGCACGGAGACCAGGTGCAGGCATTATTTGAAGCAGCAAAAAAACATCAGTTTGCATTACCTGCGGTAAACGTTATAGGTACAAACACAATTAATGCTGTTATGGAAACTGCCGCGGCAGTAAAATCTCCGGTTATTATTCAACTATCAAATGGCGGCGCACAGTTTTACGCTGGCAAATCGTTAGATAATTCAAAACTGCAAGCCTGTATATTAGGTGGCGTATCTGCCGCTAAACACGTGCATTTATTAGCCGAACATTATGGTGTAGCGGTTATATTACACACCGACCATGCTGCTAAAAAATTATTACCATGGATAGACGGTTTGCTGGAGCACGGCGAAAAATTCTTTGCCGAAACAGGTAAACCTTTGTTCTCTTCGCACATGCTTGATCTTTCTGAAGAGCCTATCGAAGAAAATATAGAAATATCAGCAAAATATTTACAGCGCATGGCCAAAATGGGCATGACGGTTGAAATTGAATTAGGCGTAACAGGCGGCGAAGAAGACGGCGTTGATAACAGCGATGTTGATAGCTCACGTTTATACACCCAGCCAGAGGAAGTGGCCTACGCTTACGAAGAACTATCTAAAGTTAGTCACCGCTTTACCATTGCCGCCGCATTTGGTAACGTGCATGGTGTTTACAAACCGGGCAACGTTAAACTACAGCCGGTTATTTTGCACAACTCGCAGGAGTTTTTAAAGAAGAAACATAATATTGCTGCCGATAAGCCTATCAACTTTGTATTCCACGGTGGTTCGGGCTCGAGCCAGGAAGAAATTCGCGAAGCGATATCATACGGTGCAATAAAAATGAATATTGATACCGATATGCAGTTTGCATTTTGGGAAGGTATAAGAGATTACTACCAGGCTAAAGAAGGCTACCTGCAATCGCAAATTGGTAATCCCGAAGGTGAAGACTCGCCTAACAAAAAATATTACGACCCGCGCGTTTGGTTGCGCAAAGCCGAAGAAACTTTTGTAAAAAGGTTAACCGTTGCTTTTGGCGACCTAAATTGTATAGATGTAAACAGCAAGCTGTAAGCTACCGTACAACGTACAGGAATTTAAAAAGCGCCATGGTAGAACATTGGCGCTTTTTTTAGGTTGTAATGAAAATTAATTTTTAAGGTATGGCCAAAAAGAAGAAGAATTTATTTGAGCGTTTTGCCAACTGGGCAACAATGGCAACCGGCAGCTCGGCTGCTTTTATAATAGCTATAAGCACAATAATTGTATGGCTGATAACAGGGCCAATATTTAATTATTCGGATACCTGGCAGCTTATTATTAATACAGGTACAACCATTGTTACCTTTTTAATGGTGTTTTTGATACAAAAATCTCAAAATAAAGATTCAAAGGCGGTACATTTGAAACTGAACGAGCTGCTTGCATCGCACCAGGGTGCAAGTAACCGTATGGTAGATATTGAAGACCTGAGCGAAGTAGAGTTAGACCAATTACATAAGTTTTATGTAAAACTATCTGACCTTGCCGAGCAGGAGGATGATATAACCTGCACCCACTCGATAGATGCTGCAGAAGACAACCACAACACCAAACTAACCGGATTTAAAGCTAAAACGCATTATCAACATGCCAAAAACAGAGGTAAACAAAGTAAGTGACCCGGCCGACCTTGAAAAGGTTTTTGCCATACGTAAAGAAGTATTTGTTGGCGAGCAAAACTGCCCGCCCGAACTGGAATGGGAATTTGAGGATGAATCGACCCATTTTTTGGCGACTGTAGACGGCGAACCGGCTGGTGCATCGCGCTGGCGTAAAACCGATAAAGGCTATAAGCTGGAGCGTTTTGCAGTGCTATCAAAATTCAGGGGTAATGGTGTAGGCCAGGCTTTGGTAAAAACCGTTTTAGCCGACTTGCCCGCCGATGTCGATTATGTTTATATGCACGCGCAAATTGCCGCGGTAACCCTGTACGAGCGTTTCGGCTTCCAAAAAACAGGCCCGCAGTTTGAAGAGGCAGGTATACAGCATTTTACAATGGTACGGAAGAAGTAGAATAAAGATTAAGAGCCAGGAGACAGGACGGTTATCCCGTCATAAAAATGCCCTTAGTTTAAATTGGGGCTAAGATGAGAAAACTTTACCTGAGTAATCCATCGCTTCCTGTAATTTGTCCAAATTAAGCCCCAGGTCGATGTTTTGGTGCAGCAGGTATGCTATCAGGTTTTCGGTAGCGATGTTGCCTGTAAGCTCGTCTTTGGCCATTGGGCAGCCACCATAGCCCTTTAATGCAGCATCAAATTTTGTACAGCCGCTTTCGTAGGCCGCAGCCACCTTTTCCTGCCAGCTATCGGGGGTAGAGTGGAGGTGCGCTCCTAATTCTATTTCCTCAAATTCATTTTTCAAAGCAGGGTATAATGTACTGATCTGCGCGGGTGTGGCAATGCCTATGGTATCTGATAATGCTATATTGGTAATGCCTTCCTGCATCATCCTATCTGCCCAGTGCATTACTATCTCAGGGCTCCATACATCGCCGTAGGGGTTGCCAAAGCCCATGGATAGGTATATGAGCGGTATTTTATCTTTAACGGCACACAGGGCAGCTATTTGCTTTACATTGTCAAACGCCTGCCCGATGGTGGTATTGGTATTACGCAGCTGAAAAGTTTCGGAGATAGAAAAGGGATAACCCAGGTAAGTGATCTCGTGATGATTGGCCGCTTCTTCTGCCCCGCGGTAATTGGCGATGATGGCCAGCAGCTTTGAATTGGTGTTACTTAGATCGAGCTTGCTTAACACTTCGGCGGTATCGCGCATTTGCGGTATAGCTTTTGGCGATACAAAGCTGCCGAAATCTATGGTATCAAAACCTACCTGTAAAAGCAGGTTAATATAGGCCGCCTTAACATCGGTAGGTATAAAATCTGTTAGGCCCTGCATGGCATCGCGGGGGCACTCGGTAATTTTTACGGGGGTGTAGGCCATTAATCGGGTAATGATACTTGTTCGTCTTTTTGCACCAGTTCGTCGCGCTTAAAGTTACGAATAATGAGCCTGCTGCCGCCATTGTAGGTTAAATAGCTGGCAACCCAGTTAATAAATACAATTACACGGTTGCGCCCGCCCATTAACGATATCAGGTGAATAAACATCCATATCAACCAGGCAAAAAATCCCTGAAATTTTAGCTTACCCAAATCGGCAATGGCCTTGTTACGGCCTATGGTAGCTAACGATCCTTTGTCGTTGTATTTAAATGGCTCGGGCTGCTGGTTGTTTAACAGGCGTACAATGTTTTTACCGGTTAGTTCGCCCATTTGTATGGCCACTTGCGCCACGCCGGGGTGTCCCTTTGGCGTTTCGTCGGTTATCATGGCCGATACGTCGCCGATGGCAAAAATATTGGGGTGGCCCGTTACCCGCAAACTACTGTCGACCCGTATGCGGTTGCCGCGCTCAATGGCATCTTTTGATACGCCATCGGGTACAACGCCCATTACGCCTGCCGACCATATTACATTTTTAGTACGGATACTTTTACCGCCTTCAAATTTTATCTCGTTACCATCATAGCTGTCTACCTTGGTGCCTAAAAGCATCTCTACACCCATGCCGGTTAAAAAATCCTGCGCGGCCTTTGATCCTTCGTCAGAGAAAGGGCCGAGTACCTTTGGTAAAAAATCTACCAGGTACACCTTCATTTCGTCTTTACTTAGCTCGGGGTAGTCTTTATTTAATACGTGGTTGCGCAGCTCGGCTAAAGCCCCTGCAAGCTCTACACCGGTAGGTCCGGCACCCACCAGTACAAACGACAGGTACGGCGCGCGTTCTTCCTTAGAGGGCTTTAAAATGGCTTCCTCGAGGTTTTGTAGCACCATATACCGCAGGTTAAGCGCCTCGGGTATAGATTTCATGGGCATGGCGTAATGCTCAATCTCTTTATTGCCAAAAAAATTGGTGGTCGATCCGGTGGCTATTACCAGGTAATCGTATTTGATATCGCCTATGGTGGTATTAATGGTGTTAGTATCTGTATCAATAGCGTTCACCTCGGTATGGCGAAAACGAAGGTTTTTTTGCCCCTCGAAATTCTTACGCAACGAAAAAGCGATAGACTCGGCCTCTAAACTGCCGGTGGCCACCTGGTATAGCAGGGGCTGAAAAGTATGATAGTTATGTTTATCTATCAATATAACTTCTACCGGCTTGTTGGCCAGTTGCTTGGCAACCTGTATGCCGCCAAAACCGCCACCTATAATGGCTACTACCGGGAATTTTGATTGATCAGTGGGGTTCATGATAATAACAGTAGATTTTGTGTAAAGCTAACAAAAAGCCCCCTCTAAATCTCCCCCAAAAAGGGAGACTTTAAAGCCCTCTCCTTAGGGGAGGGTTGGGAGGGGCTTATATGTAAAACAAAAAAGGCTCCAAATGTTCTTTGGAGCCTTTAATTTTATGAGATAATTGCTTATCGCAGGTCTTTTTTTCCAAAGTCGATGATAACCGGTGTGGCTACACATATAGACGAGTAGGTACCAAAGATAACCCCTATCAATAAAGCGAATGAAAAACCACGGATAACATCGCCACCAAAAGCAAATAATACAACCAATATCATTATCACGGTTAACGCGGTAATAACGGTACGGCTTAAGGTATTATTAATGGCATGGTTAATAACCTCTTTAGGGTCATCGGTTTTTGCATGGTGCAGCTCAAGGAACTCGCGGATACGGTCAAATACTACTACCGTATCGTTAATAGAGTAACCTATTACGGTTAACAGGGCTGCTATAAACGCCTGGTCGATATCTAAAGAGAACGGAAGTATATCCTTAAACAACGAGAAGAACGACAATACCAACAACGAATCGTGCGCGGTAGCGATCATCGCACCTAAGCTAAACTGCCATTTACGGAAACGGATAAGGATGTAAGCCGAGATAACCAGGATGGCAATAATAATGGTCCATTTTGCAGATGCCTTTACCTCGTTAGCAATAGTAGGCTCAACCTTTTGATACCTGATATCCTGGTCTGCCGCTATTTTAGTTTCGGGGTTTGCAGCTAAGGCAGTTAATAAAGTATTTTTTACTTTATCATCCGCGCTTGGCGTATTATCGGTTATCAGGTAGTTGGTATTGATACTCATTTTGTTATCGGTACCGTAAGTTTTTATCTCGGTACCGCGGCCAAGTTTAGTATCTAAAATTCCGTGCAATTGCTCGGTTGTAACCGGTTTTTCAAACTTAACAATGTAGGTACGGCCACCACCAAAGTCTACACCGTAGTTAAAACCACGGGTTGCCATTGATATTAAACCGGCTACAATGAAAATGCCTGAGAAAGCATAAAACTTAAACCTGTTTTTAACAAAGCCATAGTTGGCGTTTTTAAAGGTATGTGAGCTCCATGGGCGAGAGAATTTGATATCCCAACCTCTTTCTAACATAAATTCAAATATCAACCTTGATATCAGTAACGAGCAGAACAGGGTAGTAATGATACCTATCATCAGGGTAGTTGCAAAACCCTGGATAGGGCCCGAACCAAAGATGAACAGGATAACACCTGTTAAGAAGGTACTGATGTTGGCATCTAAAATAGATGGTAAGGCATGTTTAAAACCATCGGCAACGGCTATGCGTAACGATTTGCCTAAGGCAAGCTCTTCACGTACACGCTCGTACACCAACACGTTGGCATCAACAGCTACACCCAATATCAGGATGATACCTGCAATACCAGGTAAGGTTAACACCGCACGTAGGCTTATTAATACACCCATCAGGAAAAACACGTTAACTAATACCGCAACAACAGCTACAGTACCTGCACGATTATAGTAAGCCACCATGAAGATCATGATAACTACCAAACCTAATATACATGATAATAAACCAGCGCTGATAGCTTCCTGGCCTAATGACGGGCCAACCACTTCTTCGCCGATGATGCGGG
This portion of the Inquilinus sp. KBS0705 genome encodes:
- a CDS encoding phosphatase PAP2 family protein; the protein is MPDQLLQFDRHLFYFINHDLSNSFFDGLMPLMRNPKFWIPLYLFIIVFCLWRYKKQGAILIAMMVLAVGFADFTSARLIKPAVARVRPCRDAVTSKTVISRVDCGTGLSFPSTHATDHFAIAVFLSCLFFKRWKWVLPATLFWAALICFAQVYVGVHFPVDVTGGAIYGSLAGWLFAVGFKKLQPDFVA
- a CDS encoding NAD(P)/FAD-dependent oxidoreductase — encoded protein: MNPTDQSKFPVVAIIGGGFGGIQVAKQLANKPVEVILIDKHNYHTFQPLLYQVATGSLEAESIAFSLRKNFEGQKNLRFRHTEVNAIDTDTNTINTTIGDIKYDYLVIATGSTTNFFGNKEIEHYAMPMKSIPEALNLRYMVLQNLEEAILKPSKEERAPYLSFVLVGAGPTGVELAGALAELRNHVLNKDYPELSKDEMKVYLVDFLPKVLGPFSDEGSKAAQDFLTGMGVEMLLGTKVDSYDGNEIKFEGGKSIRTKNVIWSAGVMGVVPDGVSKDAIERGNRIRVDSSLRVTGHPNIFAIGDVSAMITDETPKGHPGVAQVAIQMGELTGKNIVRLLNNQQPEPFKYNDKGSLATIGRNKAIADLGKLKFQGFFAWLIWMFIHLISLMGGRNRVIVFINWVASYLTYNGGSRLIIRNFKRDELVQKDEQVSLPD
- a CDS encoding GNAT family N-acetyltransferase; translation: MPKTEVNKVSDPADLEKVFAIRKEVFVGEQNCPPELEWEFEDESTHFLATVDGEPAGASRWRKTDKGYKLERFAVLSKFRGNGVGQALVKTVLADLPADVDYVYMHAQIAAVTLYERFGFQKTGPQFEEAGIQHFTMVRKK
- a CDS encoding acetyl-CoA carboxylase carboxyltransferase subunit beta; this encodes MAWFKREIKGIITTTEEKKEAPDGIWNKCPQCKKPLHYSEQVENQYVCHYCGFHLRIGSKEYFSVLFDDNQFTELFADLHSGDPLHFTDTKKYTDRLVETKKKTGLTDAIRAGFGKMNGVPLVIACMDFNFIGGSMGSVVGEKIARSIDYSIANKVPFLMISKSGGARMMEAAFSLMQMAKTSAKLALLSQAKVPYISLLTDPTTGGVTASYAMLGDINIAEPGALIGFAGPRVIKETIKKDLPKGFQTAEFVQEHGFLDFIVDRREMKEKLASFLKMLAPAETAS
- the glmM gene encoding phosphoglucosamine mutase, whose protein sequence is MTLIKSISGIRGTIGGAAGEGLTPLDIVKFTSAFGSWAVKRSGLKKIVLGRDARLSGSMVNNLVIGTLQGLGIDVIDLGLSTTPTVEVAVPDEQAAGGIILTASHNPKQWNALKLLNEKGEFISDTDGKEVLEIAESSDFIYADVNDLGKVINDDTYLQKHIDKILALPLVDVKAIAAADFKVVIDCVNSTGGIFVPALLTALGVKTVHQLYCEPDGHFPHNPEPLPENLIALSQEVVKKKADLGIAVDPDVDRLCFVNEDGSMFGEEYTLVAVADYVLKNTKGNTVSNLSSTRALRDVTENAGGEYHAAAVGEVNVVNKMKEVNAVIGGEGNGGVIYPELHYGRDALVGIALFLTHLAKYGKPVSLLRSSYPGYFISKNKITLTPEMDIDALLLKVEEKYKKQPHSTIDGLKIEFDKEWVHLRKSNTEPIIRIYSEGNSETVANSLANKIITDIKEILKLN
- a CDS encoding low affinity iron permease family protein, with the translated sequence MAKKKKNLFERFANWATMATGSSAAFIIAISTIIVWLITGPIFNYSDTWQLIINTGTTIVTFLMVFLIQKSQNKDSKAVHLKLNELLASHQGASNRMVDIEDLSEVELDQLHKFYVKLSDLAEQEDDITCTHSIDAAEDNHNTKLTGFKAKTHYQHAKNRGKQSK
- the fbaA gene encoding class II fructose-bisphosphate aldolase; its protein translation is MDLKNYRGVLHGDQVQALFEAAKKHQFALPAVNVIGTNTINAVMETAAAVKSPVIIQLSNGGAQFYAGKSLDNSKLQACILGGVSAAKHVHLLAEHYGVAVILHTDHAAKKLLPWIDGLLEHGEKFFAETGKPLFSSHMLDLSEEPIEENIEISAKYLQRMAKMGMTVEIELGVTGGEEDGVDNSDVDSSRLYTQPEEVAYAYEELSKVSHRFTIAAAFGNVHGVYKPGNVKLQPVILHNSQEFLKKKHNIAADKPINFVFHGGSGSSQEEIREAISYGAIKMNIDTDMQFAFWEGIRDYYQAKEGYLQSQIGNPEGEDSPNKKYYDPRVWLRKAEETFVKRLTVAFGDLNCIDVNSKL
- a CDS encoding protein translocase subunit SecDF; its protein translation is MQGKGVIKFFAILLAVVCLYQLSFTWVAHKVRNDAKEYSKGNAEKERAYLDSISTQPVYPLFGHNYQYCLDRELALGLDLKGGMNVTMQISLRELVTALANKNPDVAFNQALTNAQARSTAGEQKDYITLFVDEYEKLAPNGKLASIFANSNNQDKLKFNSTNSDVEKYLRDQATVAVQQSYTVLHTRIDQFGVTQPNIQLQKSTNRILIELPGVKEPERVRKLLSGTAKLEFYQTYDNTEIYPLLNNINGILAAKNKTVTKDTAKTADAAKAKTPASAKDSALTLLNKLKNSTSKDSSGLNNKAQLALQNPLFSVMSPVTAQDANGQQQLNPGPIVGYSQVKDTAKVNTYLRSADVKSVIPQNLKFLWGVKPIEKTKVFELYAIKLAGAENGPVLDGDVINDARSDVDQTRGGYEVTMYMNSQGAQKWKTVTAEASAGAQKRAIAIVLDDNVYSAPNVQNEISGGVSSISGGNFTLENTQDLANVLKAGRLPAPARIIGEEVVGPSLGQEAISAGLLSCILGLVVIMIFMVAYYNRAGTVAVVAVLVNVFFLMGVLISLRAVLTLPGIAGIILILGVAVDANVLVYERVREELALGKSLRIAVADGFKHALPSILDANISTFLTGVILFIFGSGPIQGFATTLMIGIITTLFCSLLISRLIFEFMLERGWDIKFSRPWSSHTFKNANYGFVKNRFKFYAFSGIFIVAGLISMATRGFNYGVDFGGGRTYIVKFEKPVTTEQLHGILDTKLGRGTEIKTYGTDNKMSINTNYLITDNTPSADDKVKNTLLTALAANPETKIAADQDIRYQKVEPTIANEVKASAKWTIIIAILVISAYILIRFRKWQFSLGAMIATAHDSLLVLSFFSLFKDILPFSLDIDQAFIAALLTVIGYSINDTVVVFDRIREFLELHHAKTDDPKEVINHAINNTLSRTVITALTVIMILVVLFAFGGDVIRGFSFALLIGVIFGTYSSICVATPVIIDFGKKDLR
- a CDS encoding cysteine desulfurase, whose translation is MRVYFDNAATTALDPEVLKEMYKVMESQFGNPSSIHAHGREVRTLIERSRKTIAGLLHTSPAEIFFTSGGTEADNTAIRCGIVDHKLTHAITTKLEHHAVLHTLQAMQKAGTIKLSYADVDSKGNVDYNHLETLLKSNERSFVSLMHANNELGTLTDLEKVGDLCEAYNAMLHSDTVQTVGHYKHDLSKLKLHFMVCAAHKLHGPKGVGFLHINHKVKINPMIYGGSQERNMRGGTENVYGIAGLAKALEMAYAEMDAHQNYIQDLKSYMKAKLEQEVQGVSFNGETDPAKSLYTVLNVSFPEMEMADMLLFNLDIAGISASGGSACSSGTDIGSHVLTAIGANPDRPSVRFSFSKYNTKDEVDYTVAKLRELCAVSV
- a CDS encoding hydroxymethylglutaryl-CoA lyase, which codes for MAYTPVKITECPRDAMQGLTDFIPTDVKAAYINLLLQVGFDTIDFGSFVSPKAIPQMRDTAEVLSKLDLSNTNSKLLAIIANYRGAEEAANHHEITYLGYPFSISETFQLRNTNTTIGQAFDNVKQIAALCAVKDKIPLIYLSMGFGNPYGDVWSPEIVMHWADRMMQEGITNIALSDTIGIATPAQISTLYPALKNEFEEIELGAHLHSTPDSWQEKVAAAYESGCTKFDAALKGYGGCPMAKDELTGNIATENLIAYLLHQNIDLGLNLDKLQEAMDYSGKVFSS